One region of Gorilla gorilla gorilla isolate KB3781 chromosome 15, NHGRI_mGorGor1-v2.1_pri, whole genome shotgun sequence genomic DNA includes:
- the SLC25A29 gene encoding mitochondrial basic amino acids transporter isoform X4: MGLTFINALVFGVQGNTLRALGHDSPLNQFLAGAAAGAIQCVICCPMELAKTRLQLQDAGPARTYKGSLDCLAQIYGHEGLRGVNRGMVSTLLRETPSFGVYFLTYDALTRALGCEPGDRLLVPKLLLAGGTSGIVSWLSTYPVDVVKSRLQADGLRGAPRYRGILDCVHQSYRAEGWRVFTRGLASTLLRAFPVNAATFATVTVVLTYARGEEAGPEGEAVPAAPAGPALAQPSSL, encoded by the coding sequence ATGGGGCTCACCTTCATCAACGCGCTGGTGTTCGGGGTGCAGGGCAACACCCTCCGGGCCCTGGGCCACGACTCTCCCCTCAACCAGTTCCTGGCAGGTGCGGCGGCGGGCGCCATCCAGTGCGTCATCTGCTGCCCCATGGAGCTGGCCAAGACGCGGCTGCAGCTGCAGGACGCGGGCCCAGCGCGCACCTACAAGGGCTCGCTGGACTGCCTCGCGCAGATCTACGGGCACGAGGGTCTGCGTGGCGTCAACCGGGGCATGGTGTCCACGCTGCTGCGTGAGACGCCCAGCTTCGGCGTCTACTTCCTCACCTATGACGCTCTCACGCGGGCGCTGGGCTGCGAGCCGGGCGACCGCCTGCTGGTGCCCAAGCTGCTGTTGGCGGGCGGTACGTCGGGCATCGTGTCCTGGCTCTCCACCTACCCTGTGGACGTGGTCAAGTCGCGGCTGCAGGCGGACGGACTGCGGGGCGCCCCACGCTACCGCGGCATCCTGGACTGCGTGCACCAGAGCTACCGCGCCGAGGGCTGGCGCGTCTTCACACGGGGGCTGGCGTCCACGCTACTGCGCGCCTTCCCCGTCAACGCTGCCACCTTCGCCACCGTCACGGTGGTGCTCACCTACGCGCGCGGCGAGGAGGCCGGGCCCGAGGGCGAGGCTGTGCCCGCCGCCCCTGCGGGGCCTGCCCTGGCGCAGCCCTCCAGCCTGTGA
- the SLC25A29 gene encoding mitochondrial basic amino acids transporter isoform X2 — translation MALDFLAGCAGGVAGVLVGHPFDTVKVRLQVQSVEKPQYRGTLHCFKSIIKQESVLGLYKGLGSPLMGLTFINALVFGVQGNTLRALGHDSPLNQFLAGAAAGAIQCVICCPMELAKTRLQLQDAGPARTYKGSLDCLAQIYGHEGLRGVNRGMVSTLLRETPSFGVYFLTYDALTRALGCEPGDRLLVPKLLLAGGTSGIVSWLSTYPVDVVKSRLQADGLRGAPRYRGILDCVHQSYRAEGWRVFTRGLASTLLRAFPVNAATFATVTVVLTYARGEEAGPEGEAVPAAPAGPALAQPSSL, via the exons ATGGCGCTGGACTTCTTGGCTGGATGCGCGGGGG gtGTGGCAGGCGTGCTTGTGGGACACCCGTTTGACACGGTCAAG GTGCGGCTTCAGGTCCAGAGCGTGGAGAAGCCTCAGTACCGCGGGACGTTGCACTGCTTCAAGTCCATCATCAAGCAAGAGAGC GTGCTGGGCCTGTACAAGGGCCTGGGCTCGCCACTCATGGGGCTCACCTTCATCAACGCGCTGGTGTTCGGGGTGCAGGGCAACACCCTCCGGGCCCTGGGCCACGACTCTCCCCTCAACCAGTTCCTGGCAGGTGCGGCGGCGGGCGCCATCCAGTGCGTCATCTGCTGCCCCATGGAGCTGGCCAAGACGCGGCTGCAGCTGCAGGACGCGGGCCCAGCGCGCACCTACAAGGGCTCGCTGGACTGCCTCGCGCAGATCTACGGGCACGAGGGTCTGCGTGGCGTCAACCGGGGCATGGTGTCCACGCTGCTGCGTGAGACGCCCAGCTTCGGCGTCTACTTCCTCACCTATGACGCTCTCACGCGGGCGCTGGGCTGCGAGCCGGGCGACCGCCTGCTGGTGCCCAAGCTGCTGTTGGCGGGCGGTACGTCGGGCATCGTGTCCTGGCTCTCCACCTACCCTGTGGACGTGGTCAAGTCGCGGCTGCAGGCGGACGGACTGCGGGGCGCCCCACGCTACCGCGGCATCCTGGACTGCGTGCACCAGAGCTACCGCGCCGAGGGCTGGCGCGTCTTCACACGGGGGCTGGCGTCCACGCTACTGCGCGCCTTCCCCGTCAACGCTGCCACCTTCGCCACCGTCACGGTGGTGCTCACCTACGCGCGCGGCGAGGAGGCCGGGCCCGAGGGCGAGGCTGTGCCCGCCGCCCCTGCGGGGCCTGCCCTGGCGCAGCCCTCCAGCCTGTGA
- the SLC25A29 gene encoding mitochondrial basic amino acids transporter isoform X3 produces MPPAPGVAGVLVGHPFDTVKVRLQVQSVEKPQYRGTLHCFKSIIKQESVLGLYKGLGSPLMGLTFINALVFGVQGNTLRALGHDSPLNQFLAGAAAGAIQCVICCPMELAKTRLQLQDAGPARTYKGSLDCLAQIYGHEGLRGVNRGMVSTLLRETPSFGVYFLTYDALTRALGCEPGDRLLVPKLLLAGGTSGIVSWLSTYPVDVVKSRLQADGLRGAPRYRGILDCVHQSYRAEGWRVFTRGLASTLLRAFPVNAATFATVTVVLTYARGEEAGPEGEAVPAAPAGPALAQPSSL; encoded by the exons ATGCCCCCTGCCCCAG gtGTGGCAGGCGTGCTTGTGGGACACCCGTTTGACACGGTCAAG GTGCGGCTTCAGGTCCAGAGCGTGGAGAAGCCTCAGTACCGCGGGACGTTGCACTGCTTCAAGTCCATCATCAAGCAAGAGAGC GTGCTGGGCCTGTACAAGGGCCTGGGCTCGCCACTCATGGGGCTCACCTTCATCAACGCGCTGGTGTTCGGGGTGCAGGGCAACACCCTCCGGGCCCTGGGCCACGACTCTCCCCTCAACCAGTTCCTGGCAGGTGCGGCGGCGGGCGCCATCCAGTGCGTCATCTGCTGCCCCATGGAGCTGGCCAAGACGCGGCTGCAGCTGCAGGACGCGGGCCCAGCGCGCACCTACAAGGGCTCGCTGGACTGCCTCGCGCAGATCTACGGGCACGAGGGTCTGCGTGGCGTCAACCGGGGCATGGTGTCCACGCTGCTGCGTGAGACGCCCAGCTTCGGCGTCTACTTCCTCACCTATGACGCTCTCACGCGGGCGCTGGGCTGCGAGCCGGGCGACCGCCTGCTGGTGCCCAAGCTGCTGTTGGCGGGCGGTACGTCGGGCATCGTGTCCTGGCTCTCCACCTACCCTGTGGACGTGGTCAAGTCGCGGCTGCAGGCGGACGGACTGCGGGGCGCCCCACGCTACCGCGGCATCCTGGACTGCGTGCACCAGAGCTACCGCGCCGAGGGCTGGCGCGTCTTCACACGGGGGCTGGCGTCCACGCTACTGCGCGCCTTCCCCGTCAACGCTGCCACCTTCGCCACCGTCACGGTGGTGCTCACCTACGCGCGCGGCGAGGAGGCCGGGCCCGAGGGCGAGGCTGTGCCCGCCGCCCCTGCGGGGCCTGCCCTGGCGCAGCCCTCCAGCCTGTGA
- the SLC25A29 gene encoding mitochondrial basic amino acids transporter isoform X1: protein MSHAYPPTGREDSRGSWDLPAAPTGVAGVLVGHPFDTVKVRLQVQSVEKPQYRGTLHCFKSIIKQESVLGLYKGLGSPLMGLTFINALVFGVQGNTLRALGHDSPLNQFLAGAAAGAIQCVICCPMELAKTRLQLQDAGPARTYKGSLDCLAQIYGHEGLRGVNRGMVSTLLRETPSFGVYFLTYDALTRALGCEPGDRLLVPKLLLAGGTSGIVSWLSTYPVDVVKSRLQADGLRGAPRYRGILDCVHQSYRAEGWRVFTRGLASTLLRAFPVNAATFATVTVVLTYARGEEAGPEGEAVPAAPAGPALAQPSSL from the exons ATGTCACATGCATACCCTCCCACTGGACGTGAGGATTCCAGGGGCTCATGGGATCTGCCTGCTGCACCCACAG gtGTGGCAGGCGTGCTTGTGGGACACCCGTTTGACACGGTCAAG GTGCGGCTTCAGGTCCAGAGCGTGGAGAAGCCTCAGTACCGCGGGACGTTGCACTGCTTCAAGTCCATCATCAAGCAAGAGAGC GTGCTGGGCCTGTACAAGGGCCTGGGCTCGCCACTCATGGGGCTCACCTTCATCAACGCGCTGGTGTTCGGGGTGCAGGGCAACACCCTCCGGGCCCTGGGCCACGACTCTCCCCTCAACCAGTTCCTGGCAGGTGCGGCGGCGGGCGCCATCCAGTGCGTCATCTGCTGCCCCATGGAGCTGGCCAAGACGCGGCTGCAGCTGCAGGACGCGGGCCCAGCGCGCACCTACAAGGGCTCGCTGGACTGCCTCGCGCAGATCTACGGGCACGAGGGTCTGCGTGGCGTCAACCGGGGCATGGTGTCCACGCTGCTGCGTGAGACGCCCAGCTTCGGCGTCTACTTCCTCACCTATGACGCTCTCACGCGGGCGCTGGGCTGCGAGCCGGGCGACCGCCTGCTGGTGCCCAAGCTGCTGTTGGCGGGCGGTACGTCGGGCATCGTGTCCTGGCTCTCCACCTACCCTGTGGACGTGGTCAAGTCGCGGCTGCAGGCGGACGGACTGCGGGGCGCCCCACGCTACCGCGGCATCCTGGACTGCGTGCACCAGAGCTACCGCGCCGAGGGCTGGCGCGTCTTCACACGGGGGCTGGCGTCCACGCTACTGCGCGCCTTCCCCGTCAACGCTGCCACCTTCGCCACCGTCACGGTGGTGCTCACCTACGCGCGCGGCGAGGAGGCCGGGCCCGAGGGCGAGGCTGTGCCCGCCGCCCCTGCGGGGCCTGCCCTGGCGCAGCCCTCCAGCCTGTGA